The proteins below are encoded in one region of Misgurnus anguillicaudatus chromosome 24, ASM2758022v2, whole genome shotgun sequence:
- the pih1d2 gene encoding PIH1 domain-containing protein 2, translating into MAGYDNAAVQQLNKFWSMLDDMSENNLEEYKNFIERQLREGAEFYSPPEPHACIRTAVLGPKKGVLYINICSWKRVPAPTSHNNPVPVCGGRLESITEQKECSVVDVAFNPEVLQMIEKDRQERENIHLLVLNFIQQQHNLNLSQSYKLTKDKIKGSIQDMKNRLMTPKQVKSTSGPQSEPAPSLLQQISSLRLAENKVDSSIQLSTVEDKKPAKPGLIEVISSIESVQREPQHHLTVCTDDSGSGRSLQLNVKLPGVRSVSQCQLSISQDDILLEVEDIYYLHLPLPDSVKEETCTATFNKKKQTLTVTVTVL; encoded by the exons ATGGCAGGCTATGATAATGCAGCTGTACAGCAGCTGAATAAGTTTTGGTCGATGTTAGATGATATGTCTGAGAATAATCTAGAAGAGTACAAGAACTTCATTGAGCGACAGCTGCGAGAAGGAGCGGAGTTCTACTCACCACCCGAGCCTCACGCCTGCATCCGCACTGCTGTACTG GGACCAAAGAAAGGGGTGTTATATATAAACATCTGCAGTTGGAAACGAGTGCCAGCCCCAACTTCTCACAATAATCCAGTTCCCGTGTGCGGAGGAAGATTGGAAAGCATCACTGAGCAGAAAG AGTGCAGTGTGGTGGACGTGGCCTTCAACCCAGAGGTTCTGCAGATGatagagaaagacagacaagagagagagaatataCACCTGCTTGTTCTGAACTTCATCCAACAGCAGCACAATCTGAATCTGTCCCAGAGTTACAAACTCACCAAAGACAAAATCAAGGGCAGCATTCAGGATATGAAGAACCGTTTAATGACACCAAAGCAGGTCAAATCTACCAGTGGGCCACAATCTGAACCAG CACCATCACTCCTTCAGCAGATCTCCTCACTGCGATTGGCTGAGAACAAGGTTGACTCCTCCATCCAGCTGAGCACAGTGGAGGACAAGAAACCAGCCAAACCAGGTCTTATTGAGGTGATCTCCAGTATAGAGTCAGTTCAGCGTGAGCCCCAGCATCATCTCACAGTGTGTACTGATGACAGCGGCTCAGGGAGGAGCCTACAGCTGAACGTCAAGCTTCCTGGTGTGCGATCCGTCTCACAGTGCCAACTCAGCATCTCTCAG gATGATATTCTCCTGGAGGTGGAGGACATTTATTATCTGCACCTTCCATTACCTGATTCAGTCAAGGAGGAGACTTGCACTGCAACATTTAATAAGAAGAAACAGACTCTAACTGTTACAGTAACTGTGTTATAA